A portion of the Homalodisca vitripennis isolate AUS2020 chromosome 2, UT_GWSS_2.1, whole genome shotgun sequence genome contains these proteins:
- the LOC124355973 gene encoding uncharacterized protein LOC124355973 translates to MADLASTDGELKTETICMQKTTAFALIVVLTMETLSFHFESELIMTVSRVIVDLAFTCPFLLHMILVDFLTRKFSALNKILEKISTVVDTMPLQSTIAWINSVFRLHTHLHIVVWKVNSYFCFYNLLSVITRIVLTLFNAYKYLEEISKGNPLSKTKMPVIMMFELGLFVTQCLLCHSCTKEANQTVMIAHHLLKPDSPVQIWEDVGLFSRLALNNKVHFSVGGVFFLDRPFITKVALVALSYLIIVVQLKDVRSSSNVGSDLKGTGGGGNSIYENFTTSFA, encoded by the coding sequence ATGGCTGACTTGGCCAGCACTGACGGCGAGCTGAAGACTGAGACGATTTGCATGCAAAAAACCACAGCCTTTGCTCTTATCGTGGTTTTGACGATggaaactctgagttttcattTTGAAAGTGAACTCATTATGACGGTTTCTAGAGTCATTGTGGATTTAGCGTTTACATGCCCATTCCTCCTCCATATGATCCTCGTAGATTTTTTAACGAGAAAGTTCTCTGCACTCAACAAAATACTTGAAAAGATAAGCACTGTTGTGGATACCATGCCTTTACAGAGTACCATTGCTTGGATCAACTCTGTGTTCCGCTTACATACCCATTTGCACATCGTTGTGTGGAAAGTCAACTCTTATTTCTGCTTCTACAACTTGCTAAGTGTCATTACTAGGATTGTATTAACACTTTTCAATGCGTACAAGTACTTAGAGGAAATTTCCAAAGGCAATCCATTGTCAAAGACCAAGATGCCGGTTATCATGATGTTTGAACTGGGTTTGTTCGTCACCCAGTGTTTGCTCTGCCACTCTTGCACCAAGGAAGCCAACCAGACTGTGATGATTGCCCACCACCTACTGAAGCCTGACAGTCCTGTCCAGATCTGGGAAGACGTCGGTCTCTTCTCCCGCCTTGCTCTCAATAACAAGGTCCACTTCTCTGTCGGAGGCGTCTTCTTCCTGGACCGTCCTTTCATCACGAAGGTGGCCTTGGTGGCTTTGTCCTATCTCATCATTGTTGTGCAGCTCAAGGATGTCCGATCCTCTAGCAATGTTGGATCAGATCTCAAAGGCACTGGAGGTGGTGGTAACTCAATCTATGAAAACTTCACCACCTCTTTTGCATAA